The genomic region ATCGACCCGTGGACGGTTATGAAGGTTAGTTTTCTACTGTCCGTTGCGGTGGCGATCGCTGGCGTGGTGGCCACATTGATTGTGTGGTTGATGCTCGATGGTATGCACGTGTTTTCTGAGATTGAGAAGTTCTTAGCGTCTTTGGGTGCGAAGTCGTTTATGGGCATGATGAATTACTTGAGGCTGCCACAAGTTATGTCTATGGCGACCCTTATCGGGGTGGTTAATATCGTGGTGTTAACTGCCCTGTCCACGGTATTATCGCTTGTGTATAACCTCGTTACCGCGTTGGTGGGGGGTATTAAGATCACTTTGATGGACGAGTGATTAGCGTGGCTAGCAGCCGGTGGATTTCAGTGTGTGCAGTTGTTTCACCGCTCCAAATGACTGGGTGGTGCAACTCACTGTCATCGGTTTGATTCGCGTGTGGTAACTTGTGTAACCTTTATTCGTGCGATACGCCGCTAGGCGGGCCCGTAGCTCAGTTGGTTAGAGCGCTTCCCTGATAAGGAAGAGGTCGCTGGTTCGAGTCCAGCCGGGCCCACCAAGCTAAGTTCGTACACCACATCATCGGGAAAATACTTTCCCAATGGGGCTATGGCGCAATTGGTAGCGCACCTGCTTTGCAAGCAGGGGGTTAGGGGTTCGAGTCCCCTTAGCTCCACCAAGTGGAATTTGCTAGAACCCGTTCGAGAGTAAACCGGACGGGTTCTTTGTTTGTGAAGTGATAAATCAGTGGTACTAACCGGTTCCAAATGTCGACTTCATCGAGGAACGATACTGGATTTCACGCGGTTAAACCCTTGGTTTCCAGTTAGAATTAGAAGGGGGAGAAAGGAAAACTATGTTAAGTAAACTAACGGATTTTGCTGGTCGTTTAGCGGTGGCTCCAATTTTGATCGTGGGTGCCAAGAGCGCGCTCGATAATGCGGAAGCATTAGCCCCGATGATTAAAAAGCAGATGGAACAGGTCGGTTTGAGTGATCTACCGGTGGAAGCGTCCTCACTGGTTAAGTTCAATGCTTACGCACAGATGGCTGGTGCGGCGGCTTTGAGCCTGGGGATATTTAAACGAACCGCAGCAGCGGGGCTAGCAACATCCCTAGCGTTAACTACTGTGGCAGGCCACCAGTTCTGGTCAGAAGAAACAGAGGAAGCGGCGAACGCGCAGAAACTCCACTTCTTCAAGAACCTAGCGATGATCGGCTACATGGTTTCAATCGCAGGTAGCGATAAGTAAAACAGTAGTTAAGTAAAACAACAGTTTTACGCACAAACGCCCACCGCATTTTTAGCGGGTGGGCGTTTTTCGTATCTTCAAAACGATGTTTTCTCACCTCAATGAGAGCTGATTTCCGCTCTAAAACAGGCTTACTTGTTTCCTCCTGAGGTACCCCCACACACCTAAAGAGTCGGATGTTGTCAATACAGTCAGCTCATATTTGAAGAGTTGCTAGGACCTCAAGAAAACGAACTAAAGTCTGATTTGGAAGGCTTTTTTCCGTGCTATTAATTACTTGACTAATAATCACTTGGTTAACTGAATAATCTGTCGAACTTGTGACCTGGAAAGGAAAAAGATGTCAGATCTGATCGCCTTTGGCGTGCGCCCAGATGAGAAAGCGTTCTTTGAACAGTATGGGAAAGAACACGGGCATACGATTCGCCTCATCCCTCAGGCATTAAATCGCGACAATGTAGGTGAACTTAAAGGTTATGAGGGGGCGTGCGTACTCGAATCAATCTTCGATGAAGCACTCCTAACGGATATTCACGCCAACGGTGTAAAATATCTTGCGCTGCGTTCAGTGGGATACGATTCCGTCGATGAGAACGTGGCAAAACAGCTGGGTATAAAGGTTTCTAACAGTTCTTATTCACCCGCTTCGGTAGCGGAGTTCGCGGTAATGCTGATCCTTATGACGATGCGTAAAGCCCGCCAGATAACGCGGCATTCAGATATCCAGGATTTTTCTT from Gleimia hominis harbors:
- a CDS encoding DUF3566 domain-containing protein, producing the protein MSQKNQPPVAEVENAAHTPRQIQLAVTRIDPWTVMKVSFLLSVAVAIAGVVATLIVWLMLDGMHVFSEIEKFLASLGAKSFMGMMNYLRLPQVMSMATLIGVVNIVVLTALSTVLSLVYNLVTALVGGIKITLMDE
- a CDS encoding DoxX family membrane protein — its product is MLSKLTDFAGRLAVAPILIVGAKSALDNAEALAPMIKKQMEQVGLSDLPVEASSLVKFNAYAQMAGAAALSLGIFKRTAAAGLATSLALTTVAGHQFWSEETEEAANAQKLHFFKNLAMIGYMVSIAGSDK